The following coding sequences are from one Onychostoma macrolepis isolate SWU-2019 chromosome 24, ASM1243209v1, whole genome shotgun sequence window:
- the si:ch211-230g15.5 gene encoding polyhomeotic-like protein 3 isoform X2, which yields MVNRTSLRKVYYGNHGNRPCGDVALPNIGQKLESEYWRKYGRFPHQQPLLVSRFCGTMDKEPQTKAEPAKSTVNTTTTTAVNPSHQANGAPKTPPALTTVTTFHNQPTPTNRKVVQVNLSGDRLAPSFSPSERVNQASSSQQSQKTISLPNTPGSTPLVRGIQNPSTATTARKISPQALLLGKSPSTSQAQMLLRAQMLQSLTLRPPPPGTLTIPPNLQLKPTTSSQPPPLSCPRLPTFHLRSSQPANAPGKDGASKTESPGSQTTQTKAPVRHLTVPPPSLYAPAQAHALAKQKLNSSGLKRPHSQISIPQHPFNQRHTPPNSPPATPKKLLPELKRCPSTQPSQSVSAQSASVPITVPSPARSHLTPPTLTLPLRSSSPGGSLLATKQLLRIALSSASAQCTNGQSKTATVSPPHDLIQSKPLISPVLAKPECPTQPLRTPNPCPQLVQLSPSRQTTAATPLITTPPLASPQRASPPSPVLPLVSTSSILAPLQSLLTSQSPTQTAETSKEPKDRKEEQKEGDVPQQTPQDLKCPAPLEKITQPVTVDQPSSETTEKVVEKMTVCTEDSRTDSQMKTSQKNETLSTSVAPWPAEKDDQCEEMSTQSDNHSAISSLSSDMSPIQSSITQPLDMSPVDSCFPPKFHPVLERPPVQPPTVSQMKATEAQQPSGAAKPLVLTHLVEGFIIQEGLEPFPVSRSSLMVGPVRESGVNGVREAELIPSSSEPPEDSTDSDDVVTNNGVGRSHKLVLQCQFCKRKGTAQTFPRSKRFCSKSCAKRFSYTKRFRALRRCVSEGGHRSELNGAEESFHQAKHGTTEQWRILQQPPHESEDGTAAPMKTRLRRHTEQEREREIRVRQTVEETRSAPTSPIDPVSPTDISPYPKPAQWSVDQVSSFISNLPGCQDIAESFRAQEIDGQALLLLTEDHLMSAMNVKLGPALKICARINSLKEGGR from the exons CTTCTTGTGTCCAGATTCTGTGGAACAATGGACAAGGAGCCCCAAACTAAAGCAGAACCTGCAAAGAGCACAGTCAACACCACGACCACCACAGCGGTGAATCCTTCACATCAGGCCAATGGCGCCCCAAAAACTCCTCCTGCGCTCACAACTGTAACCACCTTCCACAATCAACCCACCCCCACCAACAGAAAAGTCGTGCAA GTCAATCTGTCTGGGGACCGACTGGCACCTTCTTTTTCACCAAGTGAGAGAGTCAACCAAGCTTCATCGTCGCAGCAGAGCCAAAAAACG ATTTCTCTGCCTAACACTCCTGGATCGACACCTCTTGTAAGAGGAATTCAGAATCCAAGCACTGCTACGACGGCCCGTAAAATCTCCCCTCAAGCGCTGCTTCTAGGGAAGAGCCCGAGTACAAGTCAGGCTCAGATGCTTCTGAGGGCCCAGATG CTCCAGAGTCTGACTCTCCGTCCACCTCCACCTGGCACCCTTACCATCCCTCCAAACTTACAACTAAAGCCCACAACATCAAGCCAACCCCCTCCTCTTTCATGCCCAAGATTACCAACCTTCCATCTGAGATCCAGCCAGCCAGCGAATGCTCCAGGGAAAGATGGAGCTAGTAAGACAGAAAGCCCAGGATCTCAAACAACTCAAACAAAAGCACCCGTTCGCCATCTTACAGTTCCACCTCCAT CCCTGTATGCACCTGCACAGGCCCATGCCTTAGCGAAGCAGAAGCTGAACAGCAGCGGTCTCAAGAGGCCCCACAGCCAGATCAGCATCCCCCAGCACCCCTTCAATCAGAGGCATACGCCCCCCAACTCTCCCCCCGCCACACCAAAGAAGCTTCTTCCAGAGTTAAAGCGCTGCCCGTCCACCCAGCCATCCCAAAGTGTGTCAGCACAGAGCGCTTCAGTGCCCATCACCGTTCCTTCCCCCGCGAGGTCTCACCTTACACCCCCTACCCTGACTTTGCCCTTGAGGTCTTCCTCACCTGGTGGGTCTTTACTGGCTACAAAACAGCTGCTGAGGATCGCGTTGTCCTCTGCATCTGCCCAGTGCACCAACGGCCAATCAAAGACAGCCACTGTGTCCCCGCCCCACGATCTCATTCAATCGAAGCCGCTCATCTCGCCTGTGCTTGCTAAACCAGAGTGCCCCACCCAGCCGTTACGGACTCCAAACCCATGCCCACAGCTGGTGCAGCTGTCGCCCTCAAGACAAACCACAGCGGCCACACCTCTCATCACTACCCCACCGCTGGCATCTCCTCAAAGGGCGTCTCCTCCGTCTCCAGTGCTGCCCCTGGTGTCCACCAGCAGCATTCTCGCACCGTTGCAGTCTCTCTTGACCTCACAGAGTCCAACACAAACAGCCGAGACGTCGAAAGAGCCGAAGGATAGAAAGGAAGAGCAGAAGGAGGGAGATGTACCACAACAGACTCCTCAAGATCTGAAATGTCCAGCACCCCTAGAGAAAATCACCCAGCCTGTCACCGTAGATCAGCCGTCAAGCGAAACTACAGAGAAG GTCGTGGAAAAGATGACAGTCTGCACAGAGGATTCGAGGACTGACAGCCAGATGAAGACGTCACAGAAGAATGAGACACTCTCGACCTCAGTTGCACCATGGCCAGCTGAGAAAGATGACCAGTGTGAGGAAATGTCCACCCAGTCAGACAATCACTCAG CAATTTCCAGCCTGTCTTCTGACATGTCACCCATCCAGTCCTCCATCACTCAGCCATTAGATATGTCCCCTGTGGACAGCTGCTTTCCTCCAAAGTTTCACCCTGTGCTAGAGAGGCCACCAGTTCAGCCTCCCACTGTCAGTCAGATGAAGGCCACAGAGGCTCAGCAACCATCAGGAGCGGCCAAACCTTTGGTTCTAACACACCTGGTGGAAGGATTCATCATACAGGAAGGACTGGAGCCATTCCCG GTGAGCAGGTCGTCTCTGATGGTGGGTCCTGTCCGGGAGTCTGGGGTGAATGGTGTGAGGGAAGCAGAACTCATCCCTTCCAGTTCAGAACCTCCAGAGGACTCCACAGACTCAGATGATGTGGTTACAAACA ATGGTGTCGGACGGTCCCACAAGCTTGTTCTGCAGTGTCAATTTTGCAAGAGGAAAGGCACTGCCCAAACATTCCCACGCTCCAAACGCTTCTGCTCCAAATCCTGTGCCAAGAG GTTCAGTTACACCAAACGTTTCCGTGCGCTCAGGCGCTGTGTGAGTGAGGGGGGCCACCGATCTGAGCTCAATGGTGCTGAAGAAAGTTTCCACCAG GCCAAACATGGGACCACGGAGCAGTGGAGAATCCTTCAGCAGCCGCCACACGAGAGTGAAGATGGGACGGCCGCTCCGATGAAAACCAGGCTCCGCAGACACACGGAACAGGAACGAGAACGAGAGATTAGAGTCAGACAAACGGTGGAGGAGACGAGAAGTGCTCCCACCTCACCCATAGATCCTGTGTCTCCCACCGATATCTCCCCCTATCCAAAACCAGCTCAGTGGTCGGTGGATCAAGTGTCAAGCTTTATATCCAATTTACCAG GGTGTCAAGACATCGCAGAATCCTTCAGAGCCCAAGAGATTGACGGGCAGGCCTTGCTTCTTCTGACCGAAGACCATTTGATGAGCGCCATGAATGTCAAACTCGGCCCCGCTCTCAAAATATGCGCCCGCATCAACTCCCTGAAAGAAGGTGGAAGATAA
- the si:ch211-230g15.5 gene encoding polyhomeotic-like protein 3 isoform X1, with protein sequence MVNRTSLRKVYYGNHGNRPCGDVALPNIGQKLESEYWRKYGRFPHQQPLLVSRFCGTMDKEPQTKAEPAKSTVNTTTTTAVNPSHQANGAPKTPPALTTVTTFHNQPTPTNRKVVQVNLSGDRLAPSFSPSERVNQASSSQQSQKTISLPNTPGSTPLVRGIQNPSTATTARKISPQALLLGKSPSTSQAQMLLRAQMLILTSAVRPDVPALSSSSSYSSSSSSNPSSSSPRFPSTQLQSLTLRPPPPGTLTIPPNLQLKPTTSSQPPPLSCPRLPTFHLRSSQPANAPGKDGASKTESPGSQTTQTKAPVRHLTVPPPSLYAPAQAHALAKQKLNSSGLKRPHSQISIPQHPFNQRHTPPNSPPATPKKLLPELKRCPSTQPSQSVSAQSASVPITVPSPARSHLTPPTLTLPLRSSSPGGSLLATKQLLRIALSSASAQCTNGQSKTATVSPPHDLIQSKPLISPVLAKPECPTQPLRTPNPCPQLVQLSPSRQTTAATPLITTPPLASPQRASPPSPVLPLVSTSSILAPLQSLLTSQSPTQTAETSKEPKDRKEEQKEGDVPQQTPQDLKCPAPLEKITQPVTVDQPSSETTEKVVEKMTVCTEDSRTDSQMKTSQKNETLSTSVAPWPAEKDDQCEEMSTQSDNHSAISSLSSDMSPIQSSITQPLDMSPVDSCFPPKFHPVLERPPVQPPTVSQMKATEAQQPSGAAKPLVLTHLVEGFIIQEGLEPFPVSRSSLMVGPVRESGVNGVREAELIPSSSEPPEDSTDSDDVVTNNGVGRSHKLVLQCQFCKRKGTAQTFPRSKRFCSKSCAKRFSYTKRFRALRRCVSEGGHRSELNGAEESFHQAKHGTTEQWRILQQPPHESEDGTAAPMKTRLRRHTEQEREREIRVRQTVEETRSAPTSPIDPVSPTDISPYPKPAQWSVDQVSSFISNLPGCQDIAESFRAQEIDGQALLLLTEDHLMSAMNVKLGPALKICARINSLKEGGR encoded by the exons CTTCTTGTGTCCAGATTCTGTGGAACAATGGACAAGGAGCCCCAAACTAAAGCAGAACCTGCAAAGAGCACAGTCAACACCACGACCACCACAGCGGTGAATCCTTCACATCAGGCCAATGGCGCCCCAAAAACTCCTCCTGCGCTCACAACTGTAACCACCTTCCACAATCAACCCACCCCCACCAACAGAAAAGTCGTGCAA GTCAATCTGTCTGGGGACCGACTGGCACCTTCTTTTTCACCAAGTGAGAGAGTCAACCAAGCTTCATCGTCGCAGCAGAGCCAAAAAACG ATTTCTCTGCCTAACACTCCTGGATCGACACCTCTTGTAAGAGGAATTCAGAATCCAAGCACTGCTACGACGGCCCGTAAAATCTCCCCTCAAGCGCTGCTTCTAGGGAAGAGCCCGAGTACAAGTCAGGCTCAGATGCTTCTGAGGGCCCAGATG TTGATTCTAACGTCTGCTGTGCGGCCCGATGTACCTGccctctcctcctcttcctcctactcctcctcctcttcctccaacCCTTCCTCTTCCTCACCTCGATTTCCCTCCACACAG CTCCAGAGTCTGACTCTCCGTCCACCTCCACCTGGCACCCTTACCATCCCTCCAAACTTACAACTAAAGCCCACAACATCAAGCCAACCCCCTCCTCTTTCATGCCCAAGATTACCAACCTTCCATCTGAGATCCAGCCAGCCAGCGAATGCTCCAGGGAAAGATGGAGCTAGTAAGACAGAAAGCCCAGGATCTCAAACAACTCAAACAAAAGCACCCGTTCGCCATCTTACAGTTCCACCTCCAT CCCTGTATGCACCTGCACAGGCCCATGCCTTAGCGAAGCAGAAGCTGAACAGCAGCGGTCTCAAGAGGCCCCACAGCCAGATCAGCATCCCCCAGCACCCCTTCAATCAGAGGCATACGCCCCCCAACTCTCCCCCCGCCACACCAAAGAAGCTTCTTCCAGAGTTAAAGCGCTGCCCGTCCACCCAGCCATCCCAAAGTGTGTCAGCACAGAGCGCTTCAGTGCCCATCACCGTTCCTTCCCCCGCGAGGTCTCACCTTACACCCCCTACCCTGACTTTGCCCTTGAGGTCTTCCTCACCTGGTGGGTCTTTACTGGCTACAAAACAGCTGCTGAGGATCGCGTTGTCCTCTGCATCTGCCCAGTGCACCAACGGCCAATCAAAGACAGCCACTGTGTCCCCGCCCCACGATCTCATTCAATCGAAGCCGCTCATCTCGCCTGTGCTTGCTAAACCAGAGTGCCCCACCCAGCCGTTACGGACTCCAAACCCATGCCCACAGCTGGTGCAGCTGTCGCCCTCAAGACAAACCACAGCGGCCACACCTCTCATCACTACCCCACCGCTGGCATCTCCTCAAAGGGCGTCTCCTCCGTCTCCAGTGCTGCCCCTGGTGTCCACCAGCAGCATTCTCGCACCGTTGCAGTCTCTCTTGACCTCACAGAGTCCAACACAAACAGCCGAGACGTCGAAAGAGCCGAAGGATAGAAAGGAAGAGCAGAAGGAGGGAGATGTACCACAACAGACTCCTCAAGATCTGAAATGTCCAGCACCCCTAGAGAAAATCACCCAGCCTGTCACCGTAGATCAGCCGTCAAGCGAAACTACAGAGAAG GTCGTGGAAAAGATGACAGTCTGCACAGAGGATTCGAGGACTGACAGCCAGATGAAGACGTCACAGAAGAATGAGACACTCTCGACCTCAGTTGCACCATGGCCAGCTGAGAAAGATGACCAGTGTGAGGAAATGTCCACCCAGTCAGACAATCACTCAG CAATTTCCAGCCTGTCTTCTGACATGTCACCCATCCAGTCCTCCATCACTCAGCCATTAGATATGTCCCCTGTGGACAGCTGCTTTCCTCCAAAGTTTCACCCTGTGCTAGAGAGGCCACCAGTTCAGCCTCCCACTGTCAGTCAGATGAAGGCCACAGAGGCTCAGCAACCATCAGGAGCGGCCAAACCTTTGGTTCTAACACACCTGGTGGAAGGATTCATCATACAGGAAGGACTGGAGCCATTCCCG GTGAGCAGGTCGTCTCTGATGGTGGGTCCTGTCCGGGAGTCTGGGGTGAATGGTGTGAGGGAAGCAGAACTCATCCCTTCCAGTTCAGAACCTCCAGAGGACTCCACAGACTCAGATGATGTGGTTACAAACA ATGGTGTCGGACGGTCCCACAAGCTTGTTCTGCAGTGTCAATTTTGCAAGAGGAAAGGCACTGCCCAAACATTCCCACGCTCCAAACGCTTCTGCTCCAAATCCTGTGCCAAGAG GTTCAGTTACACCAAACGTTTCCGTGCGCTCAGGCGCTGTGTGAGTGAGGGGGGCCACCGATCTGAGCTCAATGGTGCTGAAGAAAGTTTCCACCAG GCCAAACATGGGACCACGGAGCAGTGGAGAATCCTTCAGCAGCCGCCACACGAGAGTGAAGATGGGACGGCCGCTCCGATGAAAACCAGGCTCCGCAGACACACGGAACAGGAACGAGAACGAGAGATTAGAGTCAGACAAACGGTGGAGGAGACGAGAAGTGCTCCCACCTCACCCATAGATCCTGTGTCTCCCACCGATATCTCCCCCTATCCAAAACCAGCTCAGTGGTCGGTGGATCAAGTGTCAAGCTTTATATCCAATTTACCAG GGTGTCAAGACATCGCAGAATCCTTCAGAGCCCAAGAGATTGACGGGCAGGCCTTGCTTCTTCTGACCGAAGACCATTTGATGAGCGCCATGAATGTCAAACTCGGCCCCGCTCTCAAAATATGCGCCCGCATCAACTCCCTGAAAGAAGGTGGAAGATAA
- the si:ch211-230g15.5 gene encoding polyhomeotic-like protein 3 isoform X3 — MDVSPINSRFCGTMDKEPQTKAEPAKSTVNTTTTTAVNPSHQANGAPKTPPALTTVTTFHNQPTPTNRKVVQVNLSGDRLAPSFSPSERVNQASSSQQSQKTISLPNTPGSTPLVRGIQNPSTATTARKISPQALLLGKSPSTSQAQMLLRAQMLILTSAVRPDVPALSSSSSYSSSSSSNPSSSSPRFPSTQLQSLTLRPPPPGTLTIPPNLQLKPTTSSQPPPLSCPRLPTFHLRSSQPANAPGKDGASKTESPGSQTTQTKAPVRHLTVPPPSLYAPAQAHALAKQKLNSSGLKRPHSQISIPQHPFNQRHTPPNSPPATPKKLLPELKRCPSTQPSQSVSAQSASVPITVPSPARSHLTPPTLTLPLRSSSPGGSLLATKQLLRIALSSASAQCTNGQSKTATVSPPHDLIQSKPLISPVLAKPECPTQPLRTPNPCPQLVQLSPSRQTTAATPLITTPPLASPQRASPPSPVLPLVSTSSILAPLQSLLTSQSPTQTAETSKEPKDRKEEQKEGDVPQQTPQDLKCPAPLEKITQPVTVDQPSSETTEKVVEKMTVCTEDSRTDSQMKTSQKNETLSTSVAPWPAEKDDQCEEMSTQSDNHSAISSLSSDMSPIQSSITQPLDMSPVDSCFPPKFHPVLERPPVQPPTVSQMKATEAQQPSGAAKPLVLTHLVEGFIIQEGLEPFPVSRSSLMVGPVRESGVNGVREAELIPSSSEPPEDSTDSDDVVTNNGVGRSHKLVLQCQFCKRKGTAQTFPRSKRFCSKSCAKRFSYTKRFRALRRCVSEGGHRSELNGAEESFHQAKHGTTEQWRILQQPPHESEDGTAAPMKTRLRRHTEQEREREIRVRQTVEETRSAPTSPIDPVSPTDISPYPKPAQWSVDQVSSFISNLPGCQDIAESFRAQEIDGQALLLLTEDHLMSAMNVKLGPALKICARINSLKEGGR; from the exons ATTCTGTGGAACAATGGACAAGGAGCCCCAAACTAAAGCAGAACCTGCAAAGAGCACAGTCAACACCACGACCACCACAGCGGTGAATCCTTCACATCAGGCCAATGGCGCCCCAAAAACTCCTCCTGCGCTCACAACTGTAACCACCTTCCACAATCAACCCACCCCCACCAACAGAAAAGTCGTGCAA GTCAATCTGTCTGGGGACCGACTGGCACCTTCTTTTTCACCAAGTGAGAGAGTCAACCAAGCTTCATCGTCGCAGCAGAGCCAAAAAACG ATTTCTCTGCCTAACACTCCTGGATCGACACCTCTTGTAAGAGGAATTCAGAATCCAAGCACTGCTACGACGGCCCGTAAAATCTCCCCTCAAGCGCTGCTTCTAGGGAAGAGCCCGAGTACAAGTCAGGCTCAGATGCTTCTGAGGGCCCAGATG TTGATTCTAACGTCTGCTGTGCGGCCCGATGTACCTGccctctcctcctcttcctcctactcctcctcctcttcctccaacCCTTCCTCTTCCTCACCTCGATTTCCCTCCACACAG CTCCAGAGTCTGACTCTCCGTCCACCTCCACCTGGCACCCTTACCATCCCTCCAAACTTACAACTAAAGCCCACAACATCAAGCCAACCCCCTCCTCTTTCATGCCCAAGATTACCAACCTTCCATCTGAGATCCAGCCAGCCAGCGAATGCTCCAGGGAAAGATGGAGCTAGTAAGACAGAAAGCCCAGGATCTCAAACAACTCAAACAAAAGCACCCGTTCGCCATCTTACAGTTCCACCTCCAT CCCTGTATGCACCTGCACAGGCCCATGCCTTAGCGAAGCAGAAGCTGAACAGCAGCGGTCTCAAGAGGCCCCACAGCCAGATCAGCATCCCCCAGCACCCCTTCAATCAGAGGCATACGCCCCCCAACTCTCCCCCCGCCACACCAAAGAAGCTTCTTCCAGAGTTAAAGCGCTGCCCGTCCACCCAGCCATCCCAAAGTGTGTCAGCACAGAGCGCTTCAGTGCCCATCACCGTTCCTTCCCCCGCGAGGTCTCACCTTACACCCCCTACCCTGACTTTGCCCTTGAGGTCTTCCTCACCTGGTGGGTCTTTACTGGCTACAAAACAGCTGCTGAGGATCGCGTTGTCCTCTGCATCTGCCCAGTGCACCAACGGCCAATCAAAGACAGCCACTGTGTCCCCGCCCCACGATCTCATTCAATCGAAGCCGCTCATCTCGCCTGTGCTTGCTAAACCAGAGTGCCCCACCCAGCCGTTACGGACTCCAAACCCATGCCCACAGCTGGTGCAGCTGTCGCCCTCAAGACAAACCACAGCGGCCACACCTCTCATCACTACCCCACCGCTGGCATCTCCTCAAAGGGCGTCTCCTCCGTCTCCAGTGCTGCCCCTGGTGTCCACCAGCAGCATTCTCGCACCGTTGCAGTCTCTCTTGACCTCACAGAGTCCAACACAAACAGCCGAGACGTCGAAAGAGCCGAAGGATAGAAAGGAAGAGCAGAAGGAGGGAGATGTACCACAACAGACTCCTCAAGATCTGAAATGTCCAGCACCCCTAGAGAAAATCACCCAGCCTGTCACCGTAGATCAGCCGTCAAGCGAAACTACAGAGAAG GTCGTGGAAAAGATGACAGTCTGCACAGAGGATTCGAGGACTGACAGCCAGATGAAGACGTCACAGAAGAATGAGACACTCTCGACCTCAGTTGCACCATGGCCAGCTGAGAAAGATGACCAGTGTGAGGAAATGTCCACCCAGTCAGACAATCACTCAG CAATTTCCAGCCTGTCTTCTGACATGTCACCCATCCAGTCCTCCATCACTCAGCCATTAGATATGTCCCCTGTGGACAGCTGCTTTCCTCCAAAGTTTCACCCTGTGCTAGAGAGGCCACCAGTTCAGCCTCCCACTGTCAGTCAGATGAAGGCCACAGAGGCTCAGCAACCATCAGGAGCGGCCAAACCTTTGGTTCTAACACACCTGGTGGAAGGATTCATCATACAGGAAGGACTGGAGCCATTCCCG GTGAGCAGGTCGTCTCTGATGGTGGGTCCTGTCCGGGAGTCTGGGGTGAATGGTGTGAGGGAAGCAGAACTCATCCCTTCCAGTTCAGAACCTCCAGAGGACTCCACAGACTCAGATGATGTGGTTACAAACA ATGGTGTCGGACGGTCCCACAAGCTTGTTCTGCAGTGTCAATTTTGCAAGAGGAAAGGCACTGCCCAAACATTCCCACGCTCCAAACGCTTCTGCTCCAAATCCTGTGCCAAGAG GTTCAGTTACACCAAACGTTTCCGTGCGCTCAGGCGCTGTGTGAGTGAGGGGGGCCACCGATCTGAGCTCAATGGTGCTGAAGAAAGTTTCCACCAG GCCAAACATGGGACCACGGAGCAGTGGAGAATCCTTCAGCAGCCGCCACACGAGAGTGAAGATGGGACGGCCGCTCCGATGAAAACCAGGCTCCGCAGACACACGGAACAGGAACGAGAACGAGAGATTAGAGTCAGACAAACGGTGGAGGAGACGAGAAGTGCTCCCACCTCACCCATAGATCCTGTGTCTCCCACCGATATCTCCCCCTATCCAAAACCAGCTCAGTGGTCGGTGGATCAAGTGTCAAGCTTTATATCCAATTTACCAG GGTGTCAAGACATCGCAGAATCCTTCAGAGCCCAAGAGATTGACGGGCAGGCCTTGCTTCTTCTGACCGAAGACCATTTGATGAGCGCCATGAATGTCAAACTCGGCCCCGCTCTCAAAATATGCGCCCGCATCAACTCCCTGAAAGAAGGTGGAAGATAA